The Phacochoerus africanus isolate WHEZ1 chromosome 15, ROS_Pafr_v1, whole genome shotgun sequence genome has a segment encoding these proteins:
- the SFXN3 gene encoding sideroflexin-3, protein MGELPLDINIQEPRWDQSTFLGRARHFFTVTDPRNLLLSGAQLEASRNIVQNYRAGVVTPGLTEDQLWRAKYVYDSAFHPDTGEKVVLIGRMSAQVPMNMTITGCMLTFYRKTPTVVFWQWVNQSFNAIVNYSNRSGDAPITVGQLGTAYVSATTGAVATALGLKSLTKHLPPLVGRFVPFAAVAAANCINIPLMRQRELQVGIPVTNEEGQRLGHSVAAAKQGIFQVVISRICMAIPAMAIPPVIMDSLEKKDFLKRRPWLGAPLQVGLVGFCLVFATPLCCALFPQRSSIHVSRLEPELRAQIHEQNPSVKVVYYNKGL, encoded by the exons ATGGGTGAGTTGCCCTTAGATATCAATATCCAGGAACCTCGCTGGGACCAAAGCACTTTCCTGGGTAGAGCCCGGCACTTCTTCACTGTGACCGACCCCCGAAATCTGCTGCTGTCTGGGGCACAGCTGGAAGCTTCCCGGAACATCGTGCAGAACTACAG GGCCGGCGTGGTGACTCCAGGGCTCACCGAGGACCAGCTGTGGCGGGCCAAGTATGTGTACGACTCTGCCTTCCATCCGGACACAGGGGAGAAGGTGGTCCTGATTGGCCGCATGTCAGCCCAGGTGCCCATGAACATGACCATCACCGGCTGCATGCTCACCTTCTACAG GAAGACCCCAACCGTGGTGTTCTGGCAGTGGGTGAATCAATCCTTCAATGCCATTGTTAACTACTCCAACCGCAGTGGAGACGCTCCCATCACCGTGGG GCAGCTGGGAACAGCCTATGTGAGTGCCACCACTGGGGCTGTGGCCACGGCCCTGGGACTCAAATCCCTCACCAAG cacctaCCCCCGCTGGTCGGCAGATTTGTGCCCtttgcagctgtggcagctgCCAACTGCATCAACATCCCCCTGATGAGGCAGAG GGAGCTGCAAGTAGGCATCCCCGTGACCAATGAAGAAGGTCAGAGGCTTGGCCACTCAGTGGCTGCAGCCAAACAAGGAATTTTCCAGGTGGTGATATCAAGAATCTGCATGGCGATTCCTGCCATGG CCATTCCCCCCGTGATCATGGACAGTCTGGAGAAGAAAGACTTCCTGAAG CGCCGCCCCTGGCTAGGGGCACCCCTGCAGGTGGGGCTGGTGGGCTTCTG CCTGGTGTTTGCCACTCCCCTGTGCTGTGCCCTGTTCCCCCAGAGAAG CTCCATACACGTGAGCAGGCTGGAGCCGGAGCTGAGAGCTCAGATCCACGAGCAAAACCCCAGCGTCAAAGTGGTTTACTACAACAAGGGGCTTTGA